One window of Nostoc sp. C052 genomic DNA carries:
- the murJ gene encoding murein biosynthesis integral membrane protein MurJ, translating to MTQQDQKPSRSFAGIAGIVAAATLISKVFGLVRQQAIAAAFGVGAAATAYSYAYIIPGFLLILLGGVNGPLHSALVSVLAKRRREEAAPLVETVTTLVAGVLLLVTVAQILFADTIIDLVGHGLQETTRAIAIQQLRIMAPMALFAGLIGIGFGTLNAANQYWLLSISPLLSSITVVAGLGILAMQLGKDIIKPEYALIGGMVLAWGTLAGAVLQWLVQLIVQWRLGLGTLRLRFEFKSPGVQEVIRIMTPATVSSGMMPINVATDLYFASPIPGAAAGFNYANLLVQTPLGIISNIILLPLLPIFAKLAGPENWPDLKLRIRQGLLLTAFTMLPLGALMVSLSVPIVQVVYERGAFKPEATELVSSLLVAYGIGMFVYLGRDVLVRVFYALGDGQTPFRISVFNILLNIILDWFFVKPFGAPGLVLATVGVNCSSMLMLLWLLDRKLNGLPWREWSLPILGLAAGSVVAGVASYGTLLGSQQLLGKTGLLILVLQLCISGFVGIAVFAAIASWLKIPEVNLFISRLRQRFLKQ from the coding sequence GTGACACAACAAGACCAAAAACCCTCTCGTTCTTTCGCTGGAATTGCTGGCATTGTTGCCGCAGCCACATTAATTAGTAAAGTCTTCGGTTTAGTGCGGCAGCAAGCGATCGCTGCCGCATTTGGTGTTGGCGCTGCTGCCACCGCCTATAGTTATGCCTATATTATTCCTGGCTTTCTATTGATCTTACTTGGTGGTGTTAATGGGCCATTACACAGCGCGCTTGTCAGCGTTTTAGCCAAGCGGCGGCGAGAAGAAGCGGCTCCTCTGGTGGAAACTGTGACAACGCTGGTAGCTGGAGTGCTGTTGCTGGTGACAGTTGCTCAAATTTTATTTGCGGATACAATCATTGATTTAGTCGGTCATGGTTTACAAGAGACAACTAGAGCGATCGCTATTCAACAACTCCGCATTATGGCACCGATGGCTTTATTTGCCGGTTTAATTGGCATTGGCTTCGGGACTCTCAATGCAGCCAATCAATATTGGTTACTCTCCATTAGTCCTCTATTATCTAGTATTACCGTTGTTGCTGGTCTTGGGATCTTGGCTATGCAACTAGGCAAAGATATTATTAAACCGGAGTACGCTTTAATCGGTGGAATGGTGTTAGCTTGGGGAACTTTAGCAGGAGCAGTTCTCCAGTGGTTAGTGCAGTTAATTGTCCAGTGGCGGTTAGGATTGGGTACATTACGCCTACGGTTTGAGTTTAAATCCCCAGGCGTTCAAGAAGTAATCAGAATCATGACTCCGGCGACAGTTTCCTCTGGAATGATGCCAATTAATGTTGCCACTGACCTTTATTTTGCTAGTCCTATCCCTGGTGCGGCGGCAGGATTTAACTATGCAAATTTATTAGTCCAAACTCCTTTGGGGATTATCTCTAATATCATTTTACTGCCTCTATTACCGATATTTGCCAAACTTGCCGGCCCCGAAAATTGGCCAGATTTAAAATTACGCATTCGCCAAGGACTCTTACTCACTGCCTTCACTATGCTACCGCTAGGGGCGCTGATGGTGTCCCTATCAGTACCCATTGTACAGGTGGTATATGAACGCGGTGCTTTCAAACCAGAAGCCACAGAGCTAGTTTCATCATTGCTAGTCGCTTACGGAATTGGGATGTTTGTCTATTTGGGACGTGATGTTTTGGTGCGGGTATTCTACGCCTTAGGGGATGGACAGACACCTTTTCGCATCAGTGTTTTTAACATCTTGCTCAACATTATATTGGATTGGTTTTTCGTGAAACCTTTTGGCGCTCCCGGTTTGGTGTTAGCAACTGTGGGTGTAAATTGCAGTTCAATGTTAATGCTGTTGTGGTTACTCGATCGCAAACTCAACGGTTTACCTTGGCGTGAGTGGAGTTTGCCGATTCTGGGTTTGGCTGCTGGTAGCGTGGTAGCTGGGGTAGCAAGCTATGGGACATTGCTTGGTTCTCAGCAGTTGTTAGGTAAAACTGGTTTACTGATTCTGGTGTTGCAATTGTGTATATCTGGCTTCGTGGGGATTGCGGTGTTTGCTGCGATCGCTTCATGGCTGAAAATACCAGAGGTGAATCTATTTATATCTCGTCTACGTCAGCGTTTTTTGAAGCAATAA
- a CDS encoding outer membrane beta-barrel protein, producing the protein MKLTKLAASALAVASIVLSAGIASAQTAGTNGNYIGAGIAAGATNGGQGNDEAQLGGNIQGRYAVPNAPVSLRGSVLYGGDAAAIMPIVTYDAPIAKNTNVYFGGGYSFVTNEGQRTPLGNQNSPVVTLGIESEVSNNVIAYGDTKWGIDAYRNSDADAVSFQAGLGYRF; encoded by the coding sequence ATGAAACTTACAAAATTAGCTGCCTCTGCACTTGCTGTTGCTTCCATTGTTCTTTCTGCTGGTATTGCATCTGCTCAAACAGCAGGTACTAACGGTAACTACATTGGTGCTGGTATTGCGGCTGGTGCAACCAACGGCGGACAAGGAAACGATGAAGCGCAACTTGGTGGTAATATTCAAGGACGGTACGCCGTTCCCAATGCCCCTGTTTCATTGCGGGGTTCTGTACTATATGGTGGTGATGCTGCTGCAATTATGCCCATAGTGACTTACGATGCACCCATCGCCAAAAATACTAACGTTTACTTCGGTGGTGGTTATTCTTTTGTAACTAACGAAGGTCAAAGAACCCCATTGGGCAATCAGAATTCACCTGTAGTCACCCTTGGTATTGAATCAGAAGTTAGCAACAATGTCATTGCCTACGGCGATACTAAATGGGGTATTGATGCTTACAGAAATAGTGATGCTGATGCCGTCAGCTTCCAAGCCGGATTAGGCTATCGCTTCTAG
- a CDS encoding CHASE2 domain-containing serine/threonine-protein kinase, whose amino-acid sequence MAEEPTSTLTKNYVSAANRLSSKPTKVTSTASARQSRWMVRLGHLLAGSWAIGAGLLSASGWELVQLMDNQVLSSFFQLRGPIVPPEDIVILAIDDQSISVPEQYYKTDPKQYAYLETLKSYPYQRAAYSEVITKLIQAGARSVALDIVFDTTSSYGVTDDRQFQAVLQKYGSKVTLAAVYENSQTHQGSFMQLTDPHQMFRTGSVSIGSVNFPLEVDGKVHRLASEFPKLLGEDNLFTQKQLSFDEAALKAAQVNYPRPKGDRIYFWGSAGTFEQIPFWHVLDPENWNTYLQQGKFFKDKIVLIGATDKLNNDYYPIAASKSTEPMSGVEIHANAIATLMTGKAIAPGINNLPLQGLFVLMLVGSTALMISRRKRSINRFLYSLALSGSWGGISYGLFVYGQLIFPTTVPMIAIAMTGFCYLGTSVARESIRKRQLIDIFQKYKTSPVVQEIISQQDDFQDLIQQRDLALSGKILARRYKIVKVLGSGGFSETYIAEDTQRPGNPQCVVKQLKPASTKPEGLQLARRLFNSEAQTLEKLGTHPQIPQLLAYFEEDEEFYLVQEYIIGHPLNQELPTGRVIGEIATIKIVRDLLQTLTFVHEHNVIHRDIKPSNIIRQHSDGKLVLIDFGAVKEVTIKPLDDQESTPFTIGIGTQGYAPNEQCFGRPHYSSDIYAVGMVGIKALTGIAPRELSRDTNGEIKWSDSTQVSHSLAKILSKMVLDDFKQRYQSASEVLEDLEVFDDIVNSQSRHPMLRNDSLMNTLDQVNATTKYCSESSSETP is encoded by the coding sequence ATGGCAGAAGAACCTACATCTACCTTAACTAAAAACTATGTCTCTGCTGCCAATAGACTGTCAAGTAAACCGACAAAAGTAACTTCGACAGCATCGGCTCGCCAATCCAGGTGGATGGTTCGCTTAGGTCATCTCCTGGCTGGAAGTTGGGCAATCGGGGCAGGGCTGCTGAGTGCTTCTGGGTGGGAATTGGTTCAATTGATGGATAATCAAGTGCTCTCTAGCTTTTTTCAACTGCGTGGGCCGATTGTGCCTCCAGAAGACATTGTAATTTTAGCAATAGACGATCAGTCAATATCAGTTCCCGAACAGTACTATAAAACAGATCCGAAACAGTATGCCTACCTAGAAACACTGAAATCTTATCCTTATCAACGTGCTGCATACTCCGAGGTAATCACAAAATTAATCCAAGCAGGTGCCCGCTCTGTAGCTTTAGATATTGTTTTTGATACAACTAGTAGCTATGGAGTTACTGACGATCGCCAATTCCAAGCCGTATTGCAAAAATATGGCAGTAAAGTTACCTTAGCAGCCGTTTACGAAAATTCCCAGACACACCAAGGGTCTTTTATGCAGCTAACAGACCCACACCAAATGTTTCGCACCGGGTCAGTGTCCATTGGCTCAGTTAATTTTCCCTTAGAAGTAGATGGAAAAGTTCATCGATTAGCGAGTGAGTTTCCCAAGTTATTAGGTGAAGATAATTTATTTACTCAGAAGCAACTTTCCTTTGATGAAGCAGCCCTGAAAGCAGCACAAGTAAATTATCCCCGACCAAAGGGCGATCGCATTTATTTTTGGGGGAGTGCGGGTACATTTGAGCAAATACCCTTTTGGCACGTATTAGACCCAGAAAACTGGAACACCTATTTACAACAGGGAAAGTTCTTTAAAGACAAGATCGTGCTAATTGGTGCGACGGATAAGTTAAACAATGATTATTATCCCATCGCTGCGAGCAAAAGTACTGAACCCATGTCCGGCGTGGAAATTCATGCCAATGCGATCGCAACTTTGATGACAGGTAAAGCGATCGCCCCAGGAATTAACAATTTACCATTGCAAGGTTTGTTCGTGCTAATGTTAGTTGGCAGCACAGCCTTAATGATTAGCAGACGCAAGCGTAGTATCAATAGATTTCTCTATAGCCTTGCCTTATCTGGCAGTTGGGGAGGAATTAGCTATGGGTTATTTGTCTATGGTCAGTTAATTTTTCCCACTACTGTACCAATGATTGCGATCGCAATGACTGGATTTTGCTACTTGGGAACCTCTGTGGCGAGGGAAAGCATCAGAAAACGCCAACTAATAGATATTTTTCAGAAGTATAAAACTTCCCCCGTTGTCCAAGAGATTATCAGCCAACAAGATGACTTTCAAGACCTAATCCAGCAACGAGATTTAGCCTTATCCGGCAAAATCTTGGCTAGACGCTACAAAATTGTCAAAGTTCTCGGTTCCGGTGGATTTAGCGAAACCTACATTGCTGAAGATACTCAACGTCCTGGGAATCCGCAATGTGTTGTCAAACAACTAAAACCAGCCAGCACTAAACCAGAAGGGTTGCAACTTGCGAGACGTTTATTTAACTCAGAAGCCCAAACATTAGAAAAATTGGGAACGCACCCACAAATCCCTCAACTTTTGGCGTATTTTGAAGAAGACGAAGAATTTTATTTAGTCCAAGAATACATAATTGGTCATCCTTTAAATCAGGAATTGCCAACAGGTAGAGTAATTGGAGAAATTGCAACGATCAAAATTGTCAGAGATTTATTGCAAACATTAACATTTGTTCATGAACATAATGTCATTCATCGGGATATAAAACCCAGCAATATTATCCGGCAACATTCAGACGGTAAATTGGTATTGATTGACTTTGGCGCTGTCAAAGAAGTAACCATAAAACCGCTTGACGATCAAGAGTCCACGCCTTTTACCATTGGCATTGGTACTCAGGGTTACGCACCAAACGAACAATGTTTTGGGCGTCCACACTACAGTAGTGACATCTATGCAGTCGGGATGGTTGGGATTAAAGCCTTGACAGGTATAGCCCCCCGTGAGTTAAGTAGAGATACTAATGGAGAGATTAAATGGAGCGATAGCACTCAGGTAAGCCACTCCCTAGCTAAGATTCTCAGTAAAATGGTGCTGGATGATTTCAAACAGCGATATCAGTCTGCATCAGAGGTTCTTGAGGATCTGGAAGTTTTTGATGATATTGTAAATTCCCAAAGCAGACACCCCATGCTACGGAATGACTCATTAATGAATACCTTAGACCAAGTAAACGCTACCACAAAATATTGCTCGGAATCATCTTCAGAAACTCCTTGA